From a region of the Aerosakkonema funiforme FACHB-1375 genome:
- a CDS encoding ABC transporter ATP-binding protein, whose protein sequence is MAPAVLIEKLQKRYGKVEAVKDVSFQVEPGEIFGLLGPNGAGKTTTIRCLCTLATPDAGKIEVSGIDAIANPKAARQKLGYVAQEVALDKVLTGRELLQLQAALYHIPGKLIEERIDKIINSLGLQEYADKKTGTYSGGIRKRLDLAAGLLHQPDVLVLDEPTVGLDIESRVVMWDILRQLRDAGTTVVLTSHYLEEVDALADRVAIIDKGAVIAAGTPSELKDRVGGDRITLRIREFSPIEEAEKAKQMLQSLPFVQEAIINSAQGNSLNLVVTPQSDALITIQQALQAAGLPTFGIAQSRPSLDDVYLAATGRTLMDAELAAAGTRDPKAEKKRNMR, encoded by the coding sequence ATGGCTCCCGCAGTTTTAATAGAAAAACTCCAGAAGCGTTACGGTAAGGTTGAAGCCGTCAAAGATGTATCCTTTCAGGTAGAACCGGGAGAGATTTTTGGGCTGCTTGGGCCAAATGGTGCGGGCAAAACCACAACAATCAGATGTCTCTGCACTTTGGCGACTCCCGATGCTGGCAAAATTGAGGTATCGGGCATAGATGCGATCGCCAATCCTAAAGCAGCACGCCAAAAGCTAGGTTACGTCGCCCAAGAAGTCGCGCTCGATAAGGTGCTGACCGGTAGAGAACTGCTGCAATTGCAAGCAGCATTATACCACATACCCGGCAAATTGATTGAAGAGCGAATTGATAAAATTATAAATTCGCTGGGTTTGCAGGAATATGCAGACAAAAAGACCGGTACTTACTCCGGCGGTATCCGCAAGCGATTGGATTTGGCGGCGGGGTTGCTGCATCAGCCAGATGTGCTAGTTTTGGACGAACCGACGGTCGGCTTAGATATTGAAAGTCGCGTGGTAATGTGGGATATCCTGCGCCAACTGCGGGATGCGGGGACGACTGTGGTGCTGACAAGTCACTATTTAGAAGAAGTTGACGCGCTAGCTGACAGAGTGGCGATTATCGATAAAGGTGCGGTAATTGCGGCTGGTACGCCTTCTGAGTTAAAAGATAGGGTGGGAGGCGATCGCATCACGCTCCGCATCCGCGAGTTTTCGCCGATCGAAGAAGCAGAGAAAGCCAAACAAATGTTGCAATCTCTGCCATTTGTGCAAGAAGCAATTATTAATAGCGCTCAAGGTAATTCGCTGAATTTGGTTGTGACGCCGCAAAGCGATGCTTTGATAACAATTCAGCAAGCGTTGCAAGCTGCTGGGTTACCTACTTTTGGGATTGCACAATCTCGTCCCAGTTTAGATGACGTTTACCTAGCTGCGACGGGTAGAACGCTAATGGATGCGGAACTTGCAGCAGCTGGTACTCGCGATCCGAAGGCTGAAAAAAAACGCAATATGAGATGA